Below is a genomic region from Ciona intestinalis unplaced genomic scaffold, KH HT001154.1, whole genome shotgun sequence.
CTGTCCTGtgttttcttcttctttacctttcagaaaaaaattattaaaaaaaaatgaagtctattttttattttgcataaaattcataaagatttaatattttccaatagaaatattttttttaaatatttaaatcaaatccAAACCTTCTTCTTTTGAAACTTCAGGGATTTTTTCGGAAGCCTCTTCACTTTGTACGGCATCATTAGCAACAACTTCTGTGTCTTTTCTgtcataaaacaacaaatttaaaaaaaatatttacaaatatttgaaattttccaaaaaatacaaaaacctGGAAATTTTTTCCTTAACTTCATCATTTATTTCTTCTTCCATTGGAAGTTGGTTGCCATCGGTTCGTTGattctaaaatattaagtgatttttagatttttaatgattaaaatataaagaaaaaatacattatgtaTAAATGTGTTCTgtcataaataaaacaaaaaaaaattaaagaccACCCTGACAAATAATAGATTCAATTagggaaaaaaaattacaatattgtTATCTTTCTCCTCCTCCTCATTTGCTCCTCCATCCACATCCTGCTCCTCTTCATTTTTATTTGGAGtaacattttctaaaaaaagtcattatattgaatttttttatttgagtcAAAATActggtttgttttgttattcaAGTCagaatattgattttttagttGATTGggacaaaatattaattttttggttattttagttcaaatgttgcaaaaaatgttttgtcaTTCGagtcaaaatattgtttttattgggTATTTgagttaaaatattgaaaaaaaagttataagaCTTATTTTCTGTATTTACCAGTTGTGTCCATGTcttctgtgacatcatcattgtCATTTGTGACGTCTTCATCAtcttttgtgacatcatcatcctttgtgacatcatcatcctTTGTGAGACCATCATCAtcctttgtgacatcatcatcatcctttgtgacatcatcatcatcctttgtgacatcatcatcctCTCCCATTGTCTCCGGGAGCGATTTCTCCCCTTTATCCAACTCATCCTCTCTCCCTCCCTCTGATATATAATTTCTATgaatatatatgatttctatctCACCACACACTCACCTTCATGGTCACTTCCATCTTCATCATCGAGTTTCAAATCTTCTGGGATTTCCATGGCTTCTGGTTCGTTGGGAGGCTCATTCTCGTGACAATCGTCTCTGtttaacaaaagttacaactctcttcttttttttgcatcagatttttgatattttagtcatttttaaaaaaagctatgtaagtaaaaaaaaactattttaaggGTGATCTACAGTGCACCAAGGCGTGGGAGGCTATAATGGACCCATTACCCAAGAAAGAAGTcatattatgttaaattaatgtttagaGAAAAACAGAcctataaaaaatgttaaaatgtataaatattatttcaaggTATTTACCTTAAACATAAGAGTTAAACcacctttaaaaaacaaaaattaaacagaaaacaaacaatgattttaaattgcaaCAAACTAACTTTTCATTTGGGTCAAATTCACTTTGATCACCAATGTTAATTTcttcttgtttgttttcttcCTGTGTTGTttcttcttgttgtttttcttcttgtttCTCATCATTTTTACCCTCAGCCATTTCATCATCTTTAGCCCCTAACTCACTTTCCtcctaaaaaataagttagaaatgaaaaagtcatttttaactggaaagcggacatgaggtatGTGAAACTAAATACGaaaaaacaaagtgttttaacaactgtcatttccctgccatgcaaagataaacaatTGTCTTTCATTCAATCCTTTTTTATGAGAAATATAATTCatctaaaaacaatttatttatacaatatgaatgttatataaatgaaatttatttcgtttctTCAGTCACGATAACTAAAACCAAGTTAACAAAAGAGAAAATATGGGTAGTAAcgatattgataaaaaagaaagaaataatgttttggaaaGAGGCGTGACCGCCACACCCTAAAAACaatagaatgtaacttaaagtagacatcatttaattaaacaacattaaaactCTGCAAATAAATTGTGCCTAAGCAAAACCTATACAATTCCTTGttatattatagttttaatgtaaaattacaattttcgTAAAATAAATTCCTAAATGGGTCATTACATAACAATGGAAACATAGTGGTCACTATTCCCACAAACAACCATTGTTAACACACAATTAAATCATTGTGACCTAATAATAAACCCAGGTGCCTATAGAAGGTTAATTACCTTAACATTGTGGTTAATTAAACCCATTTTCAATGAGCTGTGTTAAGGCTACATTTAATCAGGGTTTTAATTTAAGTcttgttttgctgttattgCTACAGTACTATTAGTAACCAGCTAATAACAGACATAAAAGTCTAACTGTCTGTTTTTTGTCtgaaaaaatatcgtttttttttgtctaaatAATTGTCTAtattttgtctaaattattgtctgttttttttgtctgAATAAATAAGCTTTTTTGTCCAAACAAAATGTGCTTTTGTGCTGGAATAAATGCATGTTTTGTTAGctgaattaatttttttagtttttagttttatagtaAATGAAATGAAACATAACAGTACTATTAGTAACCAGCTAAAAAGCTAGGCATAAtcaaatttgaatttaaaattacagttttatataaaatcagAGAAAAAAATTGCAATAGGTTTAGTAATCAACCAAAAGCTtagaagaaataaattaagattttttatggctaatttttataaaagataatgtcaacaaaaatatgttaactTTTCTGAGCAGAAtcctttttataatttacaacaaaaacttaGATTTTTCGCAACAGATTTAAGCTGATGAAGATAAACATGGGTGCGactgttttaatgtttgtttctttgttcatgtttgtgacatcacaaacgacCGACGACACCATTGTCATGACGACAGCAAGTGTAGGGTGTCACGTGAATTGTGAATGCAATCAAACACATTTGGTTTGTTCAGGTGAGTTAGCTTATTTGAGGTTTAGATTTATTGACTCGACAGTAatcattaggtgtatgaatacatcatgtgtgtctggtgtataagaagacacccatgttataacttgacagtaagcatgaggtgtatgaatacaccatgtgtgtctggtgtataagaaaacatccatgttataactcgacagtgatcattaggtgtatgaatacatcatgtgtgtctggtgtataagaagacacccatgttataacttgacagtaagcatgaggtgtatgaatacaccatgtgtgtctggtgtataagaaaacatccatgttataactcgacagtgagcatgagatgtatcagtatgaatacatcatgtgtgtctcgTGTACAAGAAGACTTCCatattataactcaacagtgaacacgaggtgtattaatacatcatgtgtgtttggtgtataagaagacagccatgttataacttgacgggaacatgaggtgtatgaatacaccatgtgtgtctgttgtataagatgacacccatgtgtgagcatgaggcgtatgaatacaccattaGTGTCTGTTGTTTATGAAGAATATTCCAATGTTAGAACTCAACattaagcatgaggtgtatgaacacaccatgtatgtctggtgtataagttGACACATACCAATAAAAAAcgaaactaatttaaaattacaaatagaTGGGAATTAACAGCATAACAAAACTGGTTTTAAAATGCTGTGTACACAATTTCTAAACACCTGTTGTATTTATGCAATCTACATGATTTAAGTGTTAACACCTTATAAAAGGCCACTTAAATAGGATAATGGTATGTAAAACTAATCAACATTAATATGCAGAATAAATTTGCCACAAAATCGTAtcaaaaaacacaataaagaGCAACATTGGGCAGAAAAACTAAACTGTTCATCAATTTCCAGACGTTGGTCTTAAAACTTTCCCCACACCAATACAAACAAGTGTGACAACTCTATTGTTGAATAGCAATCGTATTTCAACGATTGATGTTGAAGTTGTGAGTGGTTTGAATCAACTTACAACAATCAACATAAACCAGTAAgtcaacaatatatattgtatatagtagggcggggggagatgggacacctttttattctatttttccgtcccatttggtagtaaacaaggaacattcaaagaattataaaaccgtatcttcacgactcccataggccgttgttaattgtttaaaaattattcaggatatttggatagtatgttctaaaggtgtcccatcttccctcaccctactattcAAATACTGTATCTAAAATCTCAAAATCGTATACTGACTAGAATCTgctcaacaaaacaaacttttttgacctttttgcaaaataaatgcAGCTACCCgtaaaattttgctttttaaattatttttttaaggagGAAAATAATTTTCCAATTTAACAGAAATCAGTTTTCGACGCTAGAGCTTGTGCTCCCACCAAGTGTACAAACGTTATCGGCAAGTGGTAATCGAATAAAAAGAGTGAATCTTACATCAACTACGGGAGAACCACTGCAGTTAAAAGAGTAAGAAcgttttacaatgtttttaactttttaaaactaagtccggcgccgtggcaaagtggttagcgcgcctgcctctaacccagaggtaatgggttcaaggaaCGTCATccctaccattgtaggcgtatgtgtccttgggcaagacacttaacagcaattgctccaacccagtggtcactaatgggttgtccaaattattagccatacataaaaactgaaaaaaaaatcacccacaaagtaacatacttggtaactcgtaagcaggcgcaaggtgtatgaacaacggtgttataacgattgtcgtttttcCGGCctcgcaaggataaagtaagttccattcattcacattAATTCATTATTTACACCAGGATAAATCTGAGCGAGAACAAATTGACGAGCATCCCAGTACTGCCATCTAGTGTTGAAATACTCGAGATGGAATTAAACAGAATCGAGACGCTCAACCGTGAACAACTTTCACCActagttaatttaaaagtgaatattgaaaaaatttttaagccaacttttaatgtttatggaaaaacaataaactgcAAGCTTTTTTggtgtaatgggccaactgtggcctaaaccACAGGTTTCATGACGTTTTTTGCAACTTTAACCTTATATAATAGAACTTTATGTACTATTTCTACTCTACTCCattcaaatatagtaggaggaagatgggacagctgttcattctattttcccgtcccatttggtagcaaacaaagaacactcgacacgatataaaaccatatcttcacgactcccatagaccgttgttaataattgtttaaaacatgatcaggaaatttgaatattatgtgctaaaggtgtcccatcttaccctacagtactatgtAACTTAAATCCCAACACacaaacacaggtgtttcgAGTTACGAGcagtcaaataaaaacaa
It encodes:
- the LOC100180243 gene encoding immunoglobulin superfamily containing leucine-rich repeat protein 2-like, translating into MKINMGATVLMFVSLFMFVTSQTTDDTIVMTTASVGCHVNCECNQTHLVCSDVGLKTFPTPIQTSVTTLLLNSNRISTIDVEVVSGLNQLTTININQNQFSTLELVLPPSVQTLSASGNRIKRVNLTSTTGEPLQLKEINLSENKLTSIPVLPSSVEILEMELNRIETLNREQLSPLVNLKVFRVTSSQIKTINDDAFDDIINIEIFDISLNSYTEIYRKWFENKPNLIEVKVRTFQLNCDCELVSVYDYLIGRDLEVDDLPQVTCATPKPLIGYPVENVVQNNNITGCKPDMPMVFREVPQGGVIFGVIIGVLAICGLLGLTVWSISKHCEGYSSL